The following DNA comes from Acidimicrobiales bacterium.
CACCGCCGTGCTCTGCGCCGGCCTCCAGCGGGCCGGGCTCGACGTGGCCCCCGACCACGCCGTGCTCGAACGGCCCGGCGGGGAGCTGGTGGTCGTGCGTACCGGGAGCCATCCTCCCCTGGCCCAGCTACGGGGGGAGCTGAGAACGGCGTAGAAGGTCGGCGACGACCTCCCGGACGCAGCCTTGGGGGTCGGCGTGCGAGCGCTCCGGCCCGAAGCGCTCCGTCAGCGACACCACCTCGAGGCCGGGCGGGGCGTCGTAGACCTCGCCCGCCACCACGACCAGGCGCACGCCGGCCTCGGCGCAGAGCCGGGCCATGCCCCCGACCACCTTGCCGTGGAAGGACTCCTCGTCGACGAAGCCCTCCCCGGTGAGCACCAGGTCGGCCCCCTCGAGGCGCTCCTCGAGGCCGACGGTCTCCGCCACCAGGTCGAAGCCCGGGACGAGCCGGGCGCCCAGGGCGGCCAGCCCCCCGGCCAGGCCCCCGGCGGCGCCGGCGCCGGTCAGCTCGGACACGTCGACGCCGAAGCGGCGGCGGTAGTCCCCGACCAGCCGCTCCAGGCGCCGGCGGAGCAACAGCACCTGGGCCGGGGTGGCCCCCTTCTGGGGGGCGAAGTCCCCGGCGGCGTCGCAGAACCGGGTCTCCACGTCGCAGGCCACGACGAGCTCGATGCCCGAGACCCGGCCGGCCAGCGCCTCGACCGCGCCCAGGCCGCCGTCGGTCGTGGCCGAGCCGCCCACCGCCACCACGACCCGGCGGGCGCCCGCCCCCACCGCCGCCAGCACCAGCTCCCCGGTCCCCCTGGTCGTCGCCTCCAGCGGGTCGTTGCCGGCGGCGCCGCCGGCCAGCACCAGCCCCGACGCCCGGGCCATCTCCACCACGGCCGTGGGGCCATCGAGGCGCCACTCGGCCTGCACGGGCCCACCAAGTGGGCCGGTCACCTCGGTCCGGCGGTTGGGGCCGCCGAGGACCTCGAGGGTGCCCTCCCCCCCGTCGGCCACCGGGACCGGGTCGCACTCCCAGCCGGCGGCGGCGGCGGCGGCGCAGGCGGCGGCGGCCAGGTCGGCGGCGGGGGCCGAGCCCTTGAACTTGTCCGGGGCGGCCACGAGGCGGGGCACGGTGTCGATTCTCCCGCCTCCGGCGGGATGTGACGCTCCGCGTCCGGCGGGGAGTCGGATTCCCGACCCCTCCTGGGTAGGGTGGCGGCGCCGTGGACACCCCCCAGCTGGTGATCGCCTCGAACCGCGGCCCGGTGTCCTTCGCCCGGGATCGGGACGGCAAGCTCGTGCCCCGCCGGGGCGGGGGCGGGCTGATCGCCAGCCTCGGGCCTCTCGTGGCGGGGACCGACGCCACCTGGGTGGCCGCGGCCATGAGCGACGCCGACCGGGAGGCGGCGGCGGGCGGGGTGGTCGAGGCGGAGGGCTTCCGCTTCCGCTGCCTCGACATCGACCCCGCCACCTACCGCATGGCCTACGACGTGGTGGCCAACTCCACCCTGTGGTTCTTGCACCACCACCTCTGGGACCTGCCCCGCCGGCCCCGCTTCGACCGCCACTGGCGCCAGGCGTGGGACGGGTACCGGGCGTACAACGAGGCCTTTGCCCGGGCGCTGGCCGACGAGGCCCCCG
Coding sequences within:
- a CDS encoding glycerate kinase, producing the protein MPRLVAAPDKFKGSAPAADLAAAACAAAAAAGWECDPVPVADGGEGTLEVLGGPNRRTEVTGPLGGPVQAEWRLDGPTAVVEMARASGLVLAGGAAGNDPLEATTRGTGELVLAAVGAGARRVVVAVGGSATTDGGLGAVEALAGRVSGIELVVACDVETRFCDAAGDFAPQKGATPAQVLLLRRRLERLVGDYRRRFGVDVSELTGAGAAGGLAGGLAALGARLVPGFDLVAETVGLEERLEGADLVLTGEGFVDEESFHGKVVGGMARLCAEAGVRLVVVAGEVYDAPPGLEVVSLTERFGPERSHADPQGCVREVVADLLRRSQLPP